The Tenacibaculum jejuense genome includes a window with the following:
- the cobI gene encoding precorrin-2 C(20)-methyltransferase, translated as MVYGVALGPGDPELLTIKALRILQESDVIFYPGSTFKGVQKSFVYPLLEYHNLKDKDLRGFYLEMSDNRSQSKRVYETTAFEIQKLAAKGKKVAIVCEGDLSLYASFTYIMEHLQELNVPISLIPGINSFSLGAAKHQIPLSLLNDKIAIVPRVKTIEEITTYFNSVDTLVLMKVKTSWKLFYDQLKAQSWQFYYCERLGTPQEYITTNLQEISEREIPYFSLLIIKNNKTDD; from the coding sequence ATGGTATATGGAGTGGCTTTGGGCCCAGGTGATCCTGAATTGTTAACCATAAAAGCATTACGTATTTTACAAGAAAGTGATGTTATATTTTATCCAGGTTCAACATTTAAAGGTGTACAAAAGAGTTTCGTTTATCCGTTACTAGAATATCATAACTTAAAAGATAAAGATCTTAGAGGGTTCTATTTAGAAATGTCTGATAATAGATCACAATCAAAAAGAGTTTATGAAACTACAGCTTTTGAAATTCAGAAATTAGCTGCTAAAGGAAAGAAAGTAGCTATTGTTTGTGAAGGAGATTTAAGTTTATATGCTTCTTTCACTTACATCATGGAACATTTGCAAGAGTTAAATGTGCCTATTTCGTTAATACCAGGAATTAATTCATTTAGTTTAGGAGCAGCAAAGCATCAAATACCATTAAGTCTTTTAAACGATAAAATTGCCATAGTGCCAAGAGTAAAAACTATTGAAGAAATCACAACATATTTTAATAGTGTAGACACTTTGGTATTAATGAAAGTAAAAACAAGTTGGAAACTTTTTTATGACCAATTGAAAGCACAATCATGGCAATTTTACTATTGTGAACGTTTAGGAACACCTCAAGAATATATTACTACGAACTTACAAGAAATTTCAGAGAGAGAAATACCGTATTTCTCTCTTTTAATTATAAAAAACAACAAAACAGATGATTAA